The genome window TAATGTTTTGAATAAATCAAATGTGCAACCAAATGAAAATAGAACAACCTCACAATCAAAAGATGTTGATGATAATGGTCCTAACGACCCATTCTATGATGGCACCTTTAatgttttaaataattcaaatgGGCAAACAGTTTCAAAAGATGTTGATGATAATGGTCCTAATGACCCATTCTATGATGGAACCTTTAATGTTTTGAATAAATCAAATGTGCAACCAAATGAAAAAACAACAACCTCACAATCAAAAGATGTTGATGATAATGGTCCAAATGACCCATTCTATGATGGCACCTTTAatgttttaaataattcaaatgGGCAAACAGTTTCAAAAGATGTTGATGATAATGGTCCTAACGACCCATTCTATGATGGCACCTTTAAtgttttaaataatgacaataaagaaaatgagCAAGGTGCAAATATTATAGCTCAAGGTTTAGGTAGTGAAACACAAGAATATATGAAAGAAGTAGAAAATAATGTAGACcaaaataatgataacaataataaaaaaaagaattatgatgataatgatgatgacGATGATGATGAGGATGATAATGA of Plasmodium gaboni strain SY75 chromosome Unknown, whole genome shotgun sequence contains these proteins:
- a CDS encoding hypothetical protein (conserved Plasmodium protein, unknown function), with the protein product NVQPNEKTTTSQSKDVDDNGPNDPFYDGTFNVLNKSNVQPNEKTTTSQSKDVDDNGPNDPFYDGTFNVLNKSNVQPNEKTTTSQSKDVDDNGPNDPFYDGTFNVLNKSNVQPNENRTTSQSKDVDDNGPNDPFYDGTFNVLNNSNGQTVSKDVDDNGPNDPFYDGTFNVLNKSNVQPNEKTTTSQSKDVDDNGPNDPFYDGTFNVLNNSNGQTVSKDVDDNGPNDPFYDGTFNVLNNDNKENEQGANIIAQGLGSETQEYMKEVENNVDQNNDNNNKKKNYDDNDDDDDDEDDNDGTNKNGILLKGTLSDNPTSNFREKLFIFIILCLISVCLALLVSIAIKVYASVMKKKIGDKHDVVLSFKDREDIPVVSGIPAPWLSS